Genomic segment of Salvia hispanica cultivar TCC Black 2014 chromosome 2, UniMelb_Shisp_WGS_1.0, whole genome shotgun sequence:
CGCCACCAGGAACCACTCCTTCAGCCATGGCCGCAAATGTGGCATTTTTTGCATCTTCTATTCGTAGTTTTCGATCTTCAAGTTCGACTTCTGTATGAGCCCCAACCTTTAAAACAGCCACCCCACCACAAAGCTTTGCAATCCGCCCACTTAGCTTTTCCGCTAGATATTTGCTATCAGTTTCAGCAAGATCCTTTTTTATCTGCATTATTCTGGCCTTAATTTCAGCTTTAGTGGACGGATCCGCCACTATAGTGGTAAAATTGCTAGTAATTGTTACTTTTCGAGCAATACCAAGCTGATCAGAAGTTGTTGTTTCAAGAGCCACCCCAAAATCTCCCGATATAAAGTCAGCTCCTGATTTCAGAGAGAcataattaattgcattacAAGGAGAAACAcatgaatttgaagtttccaTCTTGTACGTAAGTACTAACTTTTATCTTAAAAGTTTCGAGAAAGTACAAAGCAAGCATGGAAATTTGCTCCattcattttcataatttcttttGGCTGTGATCTTTAAATTTGTCATCTAGAATATTAACATTGAAACATACCAGTCATAAGAGCAATATCCTGCAATATAGCCTTCTTTCCTTCTCCAAGACCTGGACATTTTACAACGGCAACGTTAAGCACACCTTGCATTTTGTTCAAGACTAGAGTTTCCAGCACTTGCCGAGATATGTCTTCAGCAAAAATCAGTAGAGGGACACTCAATTGTGTAGACTTCTCCAGTAACGGAACAATCTCCTTCAGGCTGGATATCTTTAGATCAGTCACCAGAACTCTGGCATTCTCAAATTCCACTATCGATTTATCCTTATTTGTGACAAAGTGCGGCGACATGTATCCTTTATCTATCTGCAAGAAAAGACTGcctaaacaaaaattaaagaaataatgaAAACTAAGGCAAAAAATAATGCTATTTGTACAACGATAACAACTGTATATCAATTCACTAAACCTCATATTCAGATTCTTtcaagaagaaataaaaaaaaaaagaccaaaagaagaaataatggtaaagtaagtggTCGGTTTACGTCTGCAGTAAGAGGAAGCAAGGAATTCCAGGCTCCCAATGTCTTCGATATTAATGCGTTATAGACAAGTCAGTTTATGCAGAATACCTTCATTCCTTCATCGACTGTCACAGAAGTTTCAGATGATGAAGACGATTCAATTGATATTACACCATCAGGGCCAATTTTCTCAATAGCTTCAGCAATTAAGTTTCCAATATATTCATCATTTCCAGCAGACAATGAAGCTATGGCTatagaaaagggaaaaacaatTCAGAGATGCATAATGAGTCAATGACATATGTGTTGGATAGAGGAAGAAGACAGATCAAACCTTTAATTTCATCACTGCCCCTTACAGCATAACTTTTCTCACTCAATACCTTAACCAATTCATCCACTGTCCTCTCCATTCCTTTCTTTAAGGATACAGGGTTAGCCCCATTGGTGATAGCCAATAACCCATATCTAATCATTTCTCGGGCCAACAAAATCGCAGTTGTCGTACCATCACCCGCCGACCCATTTGTTTTGGTTGCAACCTGCAAAACCCACAACGAATGTGATGGCCAGAAGATCGGGTGTAACATATTCTATCTCATGACATTCGCAAGGACATTGAGATTGACCTCTTGGATTAGCAGCACTCCAGCATTCTCAATTGTGTCGGGAAGCTCTATGGCCCGGGCAATAGTTACACCATCATTTATCACTTTGAGTTTCTCAGACTCTGAAAGGACCACGTTACGGCCTGCATTGTTTAACACACAATGCAAATAAGTAAATCAATAGACCATCTATCAGTAAGCCCTCCATAAAATGGGGAGAATTCACTGAGTAATAAAAAGCTGTAAGGCAATTAAATTACccataatttcacaaaaataaaatgagtcaACAAAAACAGAGTTATAGGATCGATTATTGCGGACTTGCATTTAGAAAATACTCCTACTGAAGATACAAACACATGAAATCATGCTACTGAGCGAAAGCATCTCCATAACTTCACGGCGACATTTTTAACAACGAATAGTTTAAAAATTCAGCTCCAGACAGCTAGGAAAAGGCATTTACCAGcacaaaatatccaaattagatatttcaaaaattaaaaaaaaaaaaaaaacgaagaagaagacgtAAACCTTTCGGCCCCAAAGTCACAGAAACAGCATCGGCAAGCTTATTAATCCCCGAAAGTAAAGCATCTCTgcattttttgtcaaattcaaTTCTCTTCGGACCTGCTTTCACCACTAACATCGTCTTCCTCACGCTGTTTCTCTGCCACAACCCATTTGGATTTGATCTTCCACGTAATCCctaaacaaaaattgaaagtagCTTGAGCTGAAATTCTGCATAAATTGAACCTACCAAAGCAAACGAAGACGAAATACGTATGACTTACGGAGAATGAAGCACCAGAATGCAAGAACATCGGGGAAGAAAATGGCAACGACATAGTTTCGAATTTGATGCTGGTAAACAGCAGTAGGGTTTTTGGAGGGGtttctaatttctatttttattgataaggCAAAAATTCGTGAGTGATTAtttgtagaattttagaaCGTCAcaattttagatgaaaataaatCTAGTATTCATGTTTCAGAGTTATGttaaaatgcatataatatcaaatatcttacaaaatggtaaaatagtCAAATGCTATAAAAATTTTCATGGTTTTACAAATATAACATGACATGAGAATCTCAATACAAATACCCCGAAATATTTATAcagttttattaatattgtacATGCATTATGTTGAAATTCTTTGATgtatctatttatataaatctgtttatcaatatatacgaaaatttaaataaaaattataaaattttattatccGATCATCGtcgaaacatatgcaattgaaatttcgttagaatccttatgaaattacctttaatttgatttattttttacgaaaaaatatattaaatcgagagagctacgtaaatttaaaattttaaaatgattttgaggagagaaaaaatgacTAGTTTTaactcataattatttttttaatttaaaatataatccgCTTGACATAATTTCAATCAATTGATTAAATCCCTCATGTTTCATATCCAAATATACATCTGTATTTAACATTGTGCTCAAAAACTAACTTGCTCACTGGAATTCAAGCATTCAAGCATAATATAAATGCGGCGGCACAACACATGAAATATTATGCATACCTAAAAGGGTAATAATTGCAACCATTTATCACCCTTATACAAATAATGTGCATACAtaacaaacaagaaaattgaaaagaagcAATAAAATGTAGAAATCCAAAATTCCTTCTAAGAAAGTGATTATTGTGGCAATTATTTTTCTCAGTGGCTagcatcttcttcttcacagaACTTGGTATAGCGTTCAGGGCCCATTAAACAGGGGAGGTCCCTGTCATCCTCCAGCTCTACCTTTATGATCCATCCATCTTCGTAAGGGCTCGAATTGACCTGAATGAAGATAAGAGGTGAAGATGTTTACATAAGTAAGAGGACTGAATAGATGGCGGAGACAATATAGCAGATGGGAGCTGCATATATGCATAATTCTTTGCCACCGTTCATCAAGAATTCAAGCAACGGATATATAAACTACCATCAGAGCAAAATCGAGACATGATAAAGGAGTAGGATATCAGAAGCAAGTGCAAGATATGTTAGTTTTCGCCATTATCAAGGTGAAGCACTTCCAGAAATATAGTGTGGTAAAGAAACGAATATTTGGATGATTCAGCAACAGCACAAAAAATGCGGCAACACAGGCTGACAAGAAGCATATAACTGTCATATCATCTCCTTAATCATTTTGGACCTAAGGAAAATTAGCATGATATCCTAATAATTATCCACAAAATGAGCTCTGATAACTGCAACCCTAGTTTTGGATTCCAATCACTGTTGGTCCTCTTCATTGCAATATACAGGTAGGCACTGGCGGACCTACACTTAATGGGGGAGGGGCTTTAGCCCCTAATGaattcacttttttaattattttctactataaagttctaaaatttattcatattctatacacatataaaagcccctattaataatctaagttacctacaaatttatttttaaggtaaaatttgagaatttagCCCCTACTCCCGTGCatttctgcgtccgccactgcagGTAGGTTACAATTATAGTTGGTCCTCTTCATGACTCATGAGAAAGTAGAAAGACTAATTTCCACTTGTTTGGGTGCTACTCCGAAGTTCTAACCACTAAGGTAATAAAATAGTACAAGGCTAGTTAGGACTGAGAGGAATCAATTGCAAATTCCACTTCAGGGTAtctcattattttcttattagcTACATGAGCTACTTCTCTTTTCAGCTCTCATTTTATTCAGCCATTGAATAGTCTTTGGCACAAAAGGGAAGGAGTTGGGAAATGGTAATAATCGAACTACCAAGAAAATAAGATGAAGCTCCAATAGGATAGAAGGAAGAGTTGTAACCACAGAGCTTCAGTTCCGTATCTAGTAAAATCGTGTTTCATAGAACCTAAATAGTTGTCCTGGAAACAAATGGATAGTGCCTTCGCAAGAATTGGGGGAGTGGGAGCAATCCATGACTAATATGCAACCGTGTTAACAATGTGACAATCAAGTTAAGCCagaaacaagaatttgatCTAAAAAAAGCTCACCAAACCAGGAGAATCACTGAGCTTTTTGTTAACTTCCACCACTTTCCCTGAAACAGGCGAGTTCACATCGCTGGTAGCTTTGACACTTTCAACAGCACCGAAACTTGCACCTTGCTCTACCTTACTCCCCTCCTCGGGTAGTTCAACGTAGACAACTTCACCTAGGTGGTCTTGAGCATGATCTGTAATGCCTACGGTAGCCGACTTACCTTCCACTCTCACCCATTCATGAGAGTCGGCATACTTTAGATCCTTCAAAACTGCATTAAATGAAACATCataattcacatatataaGATACATGCCATGGAATATCACACATATCACTAAACAACTGGAAAATCAGCATAAATTGAAACGAAATCTGTATGGTCCATCCCCAATGCTCACCCTACCTACACGAGTGCCTAACGAAGAAGAAAAACTATCAAAAACATTTCTCCACATTTCGATACAGCCACACTGCAACTCTAATTAGTCCTACCTCCTCAAACtaatttacaaatatcaaGTAATTTAGCATATAGAGAGAAATGCATATCGTTTCGAATCCGGGAGAAATTCCAGAGAGCAAGACGTTTCACCATACACATAAACAGCAATTAAATAAAGCAGCAGCGATCTCACAGCAATATAACACCAAACCGCATATTGGAAGATCAGATCCTTCATAGCACAACAGATCACGATGTTTCCATCAATTAACCAAACACATAGAGCACACGAATTTAATAGAGTCAAAAAGCCAAATCAAAATACGGATcaatacacacacactctTACCGGTAGCAAAGCCTCTGCAGGGAACATTGATCCTTAGGTACGAAGCAGCTTTAGTTGCCCACAAACTCGTCGCCATTTTCAAACACAAACACCTGAAATCACCGCTTCGCAGCTCttagtgtgtgtgtttttcgGTGGAATATTCCGTCTAATTACgatttttcagaaaaattGCACTCTACGAATTATAGGTTGGTAGGGTAAAATCGAGCTCTATTTGAGTTTAttaatcaaaaatattaatcacaAAGAGACGATATTTATCCACCGATCCCCGCCGATATTGGAattacattttctaatttaattattttcagatAGTTATTGTTTTGGTTCTACTTTATGCTAAACCTCACCTAATTTAAGTGCGTTGgaaagtaaattaaatcaCCTACAATAATAATTGGATGTTCTAGTGTTCGATTAAAGGAGATAACCTCCCCATGGTGAAATCAGATTTTATAACAATATAGAATTCCATCAAATATATCGACAATATGTTTATCACTGAAGAGTCCTTCGGATGCTATAACTCATTATTATATGTATCTATCTAAGGaccattttatttgaaaaatcataCTAACTCATGATTGAatgtgtattatattttatttatgaaatagaatttcacaatttaatcttagatgaataattatatgataataaatCATAGCAACCAAGCGATGCCCTAAGAATATGttgtgaaattaatttagttaaagagagaatattattcatctaaaattaagttgtgagattattttaattggtggGGTTACTATTACTAGTATCATGACTATCCATTTAAGATTACCCAATGACACTAATCATATACAAATCATGtgatataattttacaaaCCGAACATGCCCAAAGAATCAAAGCCGGAAAGTATATGaatatccaaatttaattcaagCATGGCCAactatgaattatattttatctcaaTTTTAGAAATCCATTAAATTTATCTCTgctttttgataaatttaccaattactaatatttttaacttatgtaaaattttgtaatcagAATTTCGTTTACGCATTAGAATCGTCAAAAGAGAATTTTTTCCCAACAATAGTTATATAAGagaatattactattttattattatctcagaaattattaaaatatagttgATTAAATACATTTTCGTTTATGCATTGGAATCGTGAAAAGAGATCTAGAATTACTTTTGTTCAATAGATTGCGTAGGagaatattactattttattgttatctTCAGaaactatttaaaaatagttgattaaattactattattttatcgtagaaattataataaaatataattgggGAAGGAGGGACTCAAGGGAGTGCGTACCGAGTATtaaagttaaaaatataaaattaacaaaattaggATATCTTATTAAAttctacaataaaataatatcagtgCTATCCAAACGGGCCCCACTCGGACGGTTCCCATCCCCACCTacctatacatatatatatgcgcTTTCCaggttttttcttctttacgCTCACTCCATCTATTTATGTATGCTAAAAACttgattagaaagaaaaaaaaggattttGCAGCTGATTAGAAATCTAACGATTTGGCTGCCAACGCGCTGAAAAAGAGGGATAGTTTTGACGAAATCCTCTGCCGGTTATATCGATATCTCAATAACCCTAGCGTGTTGGTGAAATTTCTCCGTATcgttatttttttggttgaaaGAGTAAAGAGAATCTCGTTTAAGTAAGCGTTGTTGtgatatttgttgttttatggtttataatttaatttttgaatcgTCTATGCAATATGCGTTGTGGCAGTTCTGGAATTCGTGAAGTATTATCTGCATTAGatgttattgtttttattttattttttttgcattgaATTGTTGTTTATTGCTGTGCGGTAGTGTGTTTTAATCGCCATACTGTGATTTTCATTATCGCAGTGTTGAACTTGTTGAAGTTTATTTTGTGGTGTTGATTGGATATTGCTACATTGCTGCAACATTCTGTTTGATTTGGAGGGATAGATTTCTTGTTTTGCGTAGCATGgaaaattttcacaatttgGAGTAGCAGCTATTGTACTGTGTTTCTCCATTCCATATGATTTGTGTGGTTTAGTGATTTCTCGTTTCCTCGTATCTAGATCAGTGGTTTTAGTTGGAAGGTTATAAGAAAACATGCATCTGTGATTCTTTGGCAATTGGAAAAGTAATCGTAGAACATAAAAAGTTCTGTCTATCAGCCAAACTGGTTTAATATAGTGCTTTAAACTTGAGAATATAATCAATTTTGGCTTATGTGCTTGCTTGAAGTTCCATTAAATAGATTGATATTTCATTGAACCAGTAGAAATACTCTTCGCTAGACTTGATATCACCATTTTTCTTCatgtttgttgatttttcaTCTTGGATTTCTCAACTTTTCAACCTCAATTTCCCGAGTCCTCAAAAGAAAACTGAGACTTTATTTTCTAATGCAGATAAATACTAACTAACCCCTTCCTTGTATGCTAATTTCTACAACCAATTGCAAATCCACTTGCAGGTGGAAAAATGGACTACCATGAACATGATAATGTGGCTTCTGGGAATATTCCTGAATTTGGTGCAATCTTTTTTTCAAACATTGAGATCAAGAAAGAGTGCTTGCAACGGAATATATTTGCACTGCCATCTTCCCATACTGAATTTGTGACACATGTCAAAGAGGGAATGGTTTTGTTCCTGTTTGAAACTAGGAAGAGAGAACTCTTTGGAGTTTATCAGGCATCCTCTGATGGCGCAGTGGACATTAATCCCCATGCATTTAGTTATTCAGGGCAGCATTTCCCCGCACAGGTTCGTTTCAGACAAATATGGCATTGTGATCCAATCTCCGAGAACGAATTCAAAGATGCTATCATAAAGAATTACTTTTCTGCAAGGAAATTCAACATCGGCCTCTCTAAAGATCAGGTTTGGAAAGCAGCTATCCTACGTTAATGTTATTGTATTAAACTTACCAAGGAGATCAAAGCAGCTGCATGtgattttgtttaatttccttctattttttgtgtagGTTCGCAGTCTTCTTTATTTGTTCAGTTCAAGAAAGATCAAAAGTAAGATGCCTGCTGAGCCACGATCTGAAGCTATTGTTGAAGTATCTGCTAAGGAGAGCAGACTGCTAGGTGATGACAGACATGAATTAAGTGAGAGACGATACATGGCACCTTTGGAATATGATAAACATGTGAGCTCATTGACTAGAGGCAAAGAAGATGAATTCTGGATAGATAATAGGGCCAATGCTGAAGGGAACATGTATCCTTTTCCCCGTGATGATTTTCTTGCTAAAAGGAGAAGAATAGGAAAAGAAGGCAGGTTCACAACTAATGATGTCGCAGGAAATGCTTTATATGGCCATGGTTACCAATGTGCCTTTCACACTGGTTCCCCTAAAGATTCCTTGGATGAGGTAAGAACATCAGCCAATGCTGGCAGGTTTTTGTCTGTTCAAATGGGAAATGAAGGTCAAGTGAATAATATTCAAACCCGTGCTCAATACCCTGAGCATTCTATAGAGTCTTTGGATGTGAGAGCCCATGGTGATTATACTTCTTTGCAGAGGAGCACATTGCGGGATGACTATAACATACACAGTGGTCGCCAACAGGCATTTGCAAGTGATAACTATGAGAGTTCCCTGGTTCAAAGCAGACATCTGAGTGATGATAATAGGTTCTTGTTAGATGATCATGTGATAAGAGACTGTGATATTAATGTGGATAAATCTGTGGCTATTAGTGATCATGACCTGAATTTATGTAGGCAAGAAAGAGAAATGGTAAACGATCGTGAGTGGTTGATTGAGATGAAATTGGAAAATAGATCTCATTTGGACTGTCGTGGTAGCACTATTAGTGCCATTGATCCTTCTTCTAGCCATTTgcataaaataagaaaaacagATGCAACTGGGAGGTTTCAAATCGACGGGAATGAACCTCGTTTTGGATCATGTTCAGCCGAAGGCTTCTCTTCTAAAACTGTTTTACATCCAAGGCATTGTGGTTACAGGATTATCGAGGGTAGGAAGTACCCTATTGTGGAAGGAAGATCAACTGAAAATATGGTGGACAAAGTATCACCTACAGTGGCCACAAATGCTGGATATGTTGCGGATGAAGACATTCAAATACTAGATAGTGCAAGGTATAGAAAGAGTGATAGAGTAGATTATAGAGACCCTAGTCAAACACATACTGATCCCGTCATGTCAATGAAGTACCCTTTATTCTCCGAGCCGGAACAAAATTTATCTTCATTTCCTGACAAGTTTCCGGAGGAACAATTCTCTCAGAATGCCGTCTCCCATGGTTTCCACCTCTCGCCATCCATTTATGAAGATGCAACTATTACAAGGACTGTCCCTTACTCACCTGACCACCCTAACCTTTCTCATGGATGCTCTTCATCAAAGGAAGCTAACCAAATTTCCACTTCAATGCATAAAAACCACCTGCGTGATAGCTCTTTAGAGAAGTTCTCTCCTCTGTCTAGTAATAGATTGCAGCAATATCCTTCGGAATTGGAAAATTTTGGCAGATCTCAAGATGCCACACTTGAATATAGGAATAATGGTTTTCCAACGAGCACATCATG
This window contains:
- the LOC125208143 gene encoding chaperonin 60 subunit alpha 2, chloroplastic — its product is MSLPFSSPMFLHSGASFSGLRGRSNPNGLWQRNSVRKTMLVVKAGPKRIEFDKKCRDALLSGINKLADAVSVTLGPKGRNVVLSESEKLKVINDGVTIARAIELPDTIENAGVLLIQEVATKTNGSAGDGTTTAILLAREMIRYGLLAITNGANPVSLKKGMERTVDELVKVLSEKSYAVRGSDEIKAIASLSAGNDEYIGNLIAEAIEKIGPDGVISIESSSSSETSVTVDEGMKIDKGYMSPHFVTNKDKSIVEFENARVLVTDLKISSLKEIVPLLEKSTQLSVPLLIFAEDISRQVLETLVLNKMQGVLNVAVVKCPGLGEGKKAILQDIALMTGADFISGDFGVALETTTSDQLGIARKVTITSNFTTIVADPSTKAEIKARIMQIKKDLAETDSKYLAEKLSGRIAKLCGGVAVLKVGAHTEVELEDRKLRIEDAKNATFAAMAEGVVPGGGATYIHLSKQIPVIKDAFEDPDEQIGADIVGKALLAPAKVIAANAGVDGDVVLEKIRACDSNFGYNAMTGRYEDLIAAGVIDPCRVSRCALQNAVSVAGMILTTQAILVEKIKKPKPLVPQIPGISP
- the LOC125204131 gene encoding glycine cleavage system H protein 2, mitochondrial-like, producing MATSLWATKAASYLRINVPCRGFATVLKDLKYADSHEWVRVEGKSATVGITDHAQDHLGEVVYVELPEEGSKVEQGASFGAVESVKATSDVNSPVSGKVVEVNKKLSDSPGLVNSSPYEDGWIIKVELEDDRDLPCLMGPERYTKFCEEEDASH
- the LOC125203929 gene encoding uncharacterized protein LOC125203929 isoform X2, whose translation is MDYHEHDNVASGNIPEFGAIFFSNIEIKKECLQRNIFALPSSHTEFVTHVKEGMVLFLFETRKRELFGVYQASSDGAVDINPHAFSYSGQHFPAQVRFRQIWHCDPISENEFKDAIIKNYFSARKFNIGLSKDQVRSLLYLFSSRKIKSKMPAEPRSEAIVEVSAKESRLLGDDRHELSERRYMAPLEYDKHVSSLTRGKEDEFWIDNRANAEGNMYPFPRDDFLAKRRRIGKEGRFTTNDVAGNALYGHGYQCAFHTGSPKDSLDERSTLRDDYNIHSGRQQAFASDNYESSLVQSRHLSDDNRFLLDDHVIRDCDINVDKSVAISDHDLNLCRQEREMVNDREWLIEMKLENRSHLDCRGSTISAIDPSSSHLHKIRKTDATGRFQIDGNEPRFGSCSAEGFSSKTVLHPRHCGYRIIEGRKYPIVEGRSTENMVDKVSPTVATNAGYVADEDIQILDSARYRKSDRVDYRDPSQTHTDPVMSMKYPLFSEPEQNLSSFPDKFPEEQFSQNAVSHGFHLSPSIYEDATITRTVPYSPDHPNLSHGCSSSKEANQISTSMHKNHLRDSSLEKFSPLSSNRLQQYPSELENFGRSQDATLEYRNNGFPTSTSCLRSSLLRESSNSFLNPDFSTDMDLNTSAPVNYRGSLSSKLSPHCTDPENFEGQRGLLAYYPKSRDHDFAIDRYLPEASENWRKHGIGMSAGIYSNCSESQDLGTEICLRDKNLAIYGNQHFRFSRNMDPGELHKSSGANSCLNRRSVFSRLSSKPSQFSEKRDDIDLKHQDCYIDATADELMEMLKQDDNLSPRKLRKSGIVGEPRESAVHEKESQRHMETEHCSMEKKRLNSATQATAVSMVEIPKETRNINFKRRSERKKLVGISSGSASHSSPTDAREVVKNSTNSTSRRKKLVRPAFSKTDTASNAATCGNETSQPPAPILEKDDKQSSETATNVLESEIPSDSTNVLAPHTRQVMDCNKEPPYSEEQKDAFAPVLPTPSVEHGKDDIHVGCSKVPWETSQQMIQISAEGGLAKDTDGTSITSLDFPEPSFEGAELGSICKNNEEVPRETSQQMISDIQTSVEGGLANDNDGTTITSLDLPEQSFEGVGLGSVCKNNEEVPRETSQQMISDIQTSVEGGLAKDNDGTTITSLDLPEPSIEGVELGSSGCKNNEEKLLKKMKIILTTKKDVKAASSSQ
- the LOC125203929 gene encoding uncharacterized protein LOC125203929 isoform X1 yields the protein MDYHEHDNVASGNIPEFGAIFFSNIEIKKECLQRNIFALPSSHTEFVTHVKEGMVLFLFETRKRELFGVYQASSDGAVDINPHAFSYSGQHFPAQVRFRQIWHCDPISENEFKDAIIKNYFSARKFNIGLSKDQVRSLLYLFSSRKIKSKMPAEPRSEAIVEVSAKESRLLGDDRHELSERRYMAPLEYDKHVSSLTRGKEDEFWIDNRANAEGNMYPFPRDDFLAKRRRIGKEGRFTTNDVAGNALYGHGYQCAFHTGSPKDSLDEVRTSANAGRFLSVQMGNEGQVNNIQTRAQYPEHSIESLDVRAHGDYTSLQRSTLRDDYNIHSGRQQAFASDNYESSLVQSRHLSDDNRFLLDDHVIRDCDINVDKSVAISDHDLNLCRQEREMVNDREWLIEMKLENRSHLDCRGSTISAIDPSSSHLHKIRKTDATGRFQIDGNEPRFGSCSAEGFSSKTVLHPRHCGYRIIEGRKYPIVEGRSTENMVDKVSPTVATNAGYVADEDIQILDSARYRKSDRVDYRDPSQTHTDPVMSMKYPLFSEPEQNLSSFPDKFPEEQFSQNAVSHGFHLSPSIYEDATITRTVPYSPDHPNLSHGCSSSKEANQISTSMHKNHLRDSSLEKFSPLSSNRLQQYPSELENFGRSQDATLEYRNNGFPTSTSCLRSSLLRESSNSFLNPDFSTDMDLNTSAPVNYRGSLSSKLSPHCTDPENFEGQRGLLAYYPKSRDHDFAIDRYLPEASENWRKHGIGMSAGIYSNCSESQDLGTEICLRDKNLAIYGNQHFRFSRNMDPGELHKSSGANSCLNRRSVFSRLSSKPSQFSEKRDDIDLKHQDCYIDATADELMEMLKQDDNLSPRKLRKSGIVGEPRESAVHEKESQRHMETEHCSMEKKRLNSATQATAVSMVEIPKETRNINFKRRSERKKLVGISSGSASHSSPTDAREVVKNSTNSTSRRKKLVRPAFSKTDTASNAATCGNETSQPPAPILEKDDKQSSETATNVLESEIPSDSTNVLAPHTRQVMDCNKEPPYSEEQKDAFAPVLPTPSVEHGKDDIHVGCSKVPWETSQQMIQISAEGGLAKDTDGTSITSLDFPEPSFEGAELGSICKNNEEVPRETSQQMISDIQTSVEGGLANDNDGTTITSLDLPEQSFEGVGLGSVCKNNEEVPRETSQQMISDIQTSVEGGLAKDNDGTTITSLDLPEPSIEGVELGSSGCKNNEEKLLKKMKIILTTKKDVKAASSSQ